The Micromonospora krabiensis genome window below encodes:
- a CDS encoding carboxymuconolactone decarboxylase family protein — MTEHIFPTHTPETAPAAARSTIDGVRQAFGYLPVAVARMAESPEALKGFLTASRIFEASGLDHLDREVLVLTVATHHECHLCVALHTATLHRLGAAPELIEALRAGAPLPERRLEALRRFVLAVLAHRGAVPDDDVRAFLSAGYQPRHALDVVLGIGAYTISTFANRLTAAPVDAPLAAYAWEPAA, encoded by the coding sequence GTGACCGAACACATCTTCCCCACGCACACCCCCGAGACCGCCCCCGCCGCCGCCCGCTCCACCATCGACGGCGTACGACAGGCGTTCGGCTACCTGCCCGTCGCGGTGGCGCGGATGGCCGAGTCCCCGGAGGCCCTCAAGGGGTTCCTCACCGCCAGCCGGATCTTCGAGGCCTCGGGCCTCGACCACCTCGACCGGGAGGTGCTGGTGCTGACCGTCGCCACCCACCACGAGTGCCACCTCTGCGTGGCGCTGCACACCGCCACGCTGCACCGGCTCGGCGCGGCGCCCGAGCTGATCGAGGCGCTGCGGGCCGGCGCGCCGCTGCCGGAGCGCCGGCTGGAGGCGTTGCGGCGATTCGTGCTGGCCGTGCTGGCGCACCGGGGTGCCGTCCCGGACGACGACGTACGGGCGTTCCTGTCCGCCGGCTACCAGCCGAGGCACGCCCTGGACGTGGTGCTCGGCATCGGGGCTTACACCATCTCGACGTTCGCCAACCGGCTCACCGCCGCGCCGGTGGACGCGCCCCTCGCCGCGTACGCCTGGGAGCCGGCCGCCTGA
- a CDS encoding MarR family winged helix-turn-helix transcriptional regulator, whose product MATADPERPGFLLPLLLLAGFRTFIDDLHAELARQGHDQLRPLHGFVLQAVGPDGTTAGELGQRLGISKQAAGKTVDRLVTLGYLERADDPRDARRKLVRMTDRGHDGLRRSAVVFDQLRDRWAATLGADRVAAIENDLRTMTPANWFRLDVPGWFGG is encoded by the coding sequence GTGGCAACGGCTGATCCCGAGCGGCCCGGGTTCCTGCTGCCCCTGCTGCTGCTCGCCGGGTTCCGTACGTTCATCGACGACCTGCACGCGGAGCTGGCCCGACAGGGACACGACCAGCTGCGCCCGCTGCACGGCTTCGTGCTCCAGGCCGTCGGCCCCGACGGCACCACCGCCGGCGAGCTGGGCCAACGGCTGGGCATCTCGAAGCAGGCGGCCGGCAAGACGGTGGACCGGCTGGTCACCCTCGGCTACCTGGAACGGGCCGACGACCCCCGCGACGCGCGCCGCAAGCTGGTCCGGATGACCGACCGCGGGCACGACGGGCTACGCCGCTCGGCCGTCGTCTTCGACCAGCTCCGGGACCGCTGGGCGGCGACCCTCGGCGCGGACCGGGTCGCCGCCATCGAGAACGACCTGCGGACCATGACCCCCGCGAACTGGTTCCGCCTCGACGTGCCCGGCTGGTTCGGCGGCTGA
- a CDS encoding AAA family ATPase: protein MGLTKPTGIFDRDYEWAELARFAADERPGATLGVVSGRRRQGKTFLLYELARATGGFYFGATEATPAESLRRLGEALGQHTSAPGPLHLPDWSSAVDALLALGRARPTTVVLDEFPYLARASRDLPSILQHALTPGRPERVESRTRLLLCGSALSFMGGLLAGSAPLRGRAGLELPVPPLDYRTAAMFWGLSDPLLAAQVFAIVGGTPAYRREYVQDDAPDGPADFDDWVVRAILNPARPLFREARYLLAEDPDLRDTALYHSVLAAVAEGNGTRGGIASYIGRKATDLQHPLTVLEDAGLLVRDPDPLRSGRSRYRISEPLITFYQAIMRPAWTALEQRRGADVWRRSQRRFGSAVLGPAFEETVRQWTLRFAVPETFGGVVAEASAGVLTDPSTRTSHELDLVAIGEPPVGDGARPLLGIGEAKWGRVLGRPDLGRLERARQLLAAREGFEADAARLLLASGEGFTDELRQVAAGRPDVILVDPERLYFGE, encoded by the coding sequence GTGGGGCTGACGAAGCCGACGGGCATCTTTGACCGCGACTACGAGTGGGCGGAGTTGGCCCGCTTCGCCGCGGACGAGCGCCCCGGCGCGACCCTCGGTGTGGTTAGTGGCCGACGTCGGCAGGGCAAGACGTTCCTGCTCTACGAGTTGGCGCGGGCTACGGGCGGGTTCTATTTCGGTGCCACCGAGGCCACCCCGGCGGAGTCGCTCCGGCGCCTGGGCGAGGCACTCGGCCAGCACACCTCCGCTCCGGGTCCGCTGCATCTGCCCGACTGGTCGAGTGCCGTCGACGCCCTGCTGGCCCTGGGACGGGCGCGCCCGACGACGGTCGTGCTCGACGAGTTCCCGTACCTGGCGCGCGCCAGTCGGGATCTGCCGTCGATCCTCCAGCATGCCCTCACGCCGGGTCGGCCGGAACGCGTCGAGTCCCGTACCCGCCTGCTTCTCTGCGGTTCGGCGCTCTCCTTCATGGGAGGCCTCCTGGCCGGCTCGGCTCCACTGCGCGGGCGCGCCGGTCTGGAGCTTCCGGTTCCGCCGCTGGACTACCGCACCGCGGCGATGTTCTGGGGCCTCAGCGACCCGCTACTGGCGGCCCAGGTGTTCGCCATCGTCGGCGGCACGCCCGCGTACCGTCGCGAGTACGTCCAGGACGACGCTCCGGACGGTCCGGCCGACTTCGATGACTGGGTGGTGCGGGCGATCCTGAACCCGGCACGGCCCCTCTTCCGGGAAGCGCGCTACCTGTTGGCCGAGGATCCGGACCTGCGGGACACGGCGCTCTACCATTCCGTGCTCGCGGCGGTGGCGGAGGGTAACGGCACGCGGGGCGGCATCGCCAGCTACATCGGGCGGAAGGCGACCGACCTGCAGCATCCCCTGACCGTCCTGGAGGACGCGGGTCTGCTCGTCCGGGACCCGGACCCGCTGCGTAGCGGGCGGAGCCGCTATCGGATCTCCGAACCGCTCATCACCTTCTATCAGGCGATCATGCGGCCGGCGTGGACGGCCCTGGAGCAGCGCCGCGGGGCGGACGTGTGGCGGCGTTCGCAGCGACGCTTCGGCAGCGCCGTGCTCGGACCCGCCTTCGAGGAGACGGTACGGCAGTGGACCTTGCGGTTCGCCGTTCCGGAGACCTTCGGCGGGGTCGTGGCCGAGGCGAGCGCCGGCGTTCTCACCGACCCGTCGACCCGGACCAGTCACGAACTCGACCTCGTGGCGATCGGGGAGCCACCCGTCGGCGACGGTGCGCGGCCATTGCTGGGTATCGGCGAAGCCAAGTGGGGCCGTGTCCTGGGCCGACCCGACCTCGGACGGCTGGAGCGTGCGCGTCAGTTGCTCGCCGCGCGGGAGGGTTTCGAAGCGGACGCGGCCCGGCTGCTGTTGGCCAGCGGCGAGGGCTTCACCGACGAGTTGCGGCAGGTCGCCGCCGGCCGGCCGGACGTGATCCTGGTCGACCCGGAGCGGCTCTACTTCGGCGAGTGA